A single region of the Streptomyces sp. AM 4-1-1 genome encodes:
- a CDS encoding restriction endonuclease subunit S, with protein sequence MNPPAVVRLGDHVSFLSGFAFKSSFFNTDGDGLPVVRIRDVKSGRSSTFYSGDYDPDFIVCDGDQLIGMDGEFSLAPWRGGKALLNQRVCKIVNTSDLLDTGYLVGFLPAVLKEIEDATPYATVKHLSVKTLREIEVPLPPLAEQRRVAAVLDRVDALRTGRREAIALLDDLARSVFLDMFGDPLANPRGWDRSKMKEFLLRVDSGKSPKCLDRPAGPGEWGVLKLGAVTRCVFVPGENKALPSGSVPDTRHEVAAGDLLLSRKNTPDLVAACAYVRSTPERLLMPDLVFRLVVADGAPVNKVYLHGLLTFPPKRRRLQELASGSAASMLNISKAKLLEFECEIPPIGLQEEFARRIEAIEACKVTHRAQLAALDELFASLRHRAFSGRLWDREAA encoded by the coding sequence GTGAACCCTCCCGCGGTGGTGCGACTCGGCGACCATGTGTCATTCCTGTCCGGGTTCGCCTTCAAGTCCAGTTTCTTCAACACGGACGGCGACGGGCTTCCCGTCGTGCGCATCCGCGATGTCAAGAGCGGCCGTTCGTCCACGTTCTACAGCGGCGACTACGACCCCGACTTCATCGTCTGCGACGGTGACCAGCTCATCGGGATGGACGGGGAGTTCTCCCTGGCGCCCTGGCGCGGCGGCAAGGCCCTGCTGAACCAGCGGGTGTGCAAGATCGTCAACACGTCCGACCTGCTCGACACGGGGTACCTGGTCGGATTCCTGCCCGCGGTCCTCAAGGAGATCGAGGACGCGACCCCGTACGCCACGGTGAAACACCTCTCCGTGAAGACGTTGCGCGAGATCGAGGTGCCGCTCCCCCCGCTCGCCGAACAGCGCCGCGTCGCCGCTGTCCTGGACCGGGTCGACGCTCTCCGGACCGGGCGGCGAGAGGCGATCGCACTGCTCGACGACCTCGCCCGGTCGGTCTTCCTCGACATGTTCGGCGACCCCCTGGCGAACCCCCGGGGCTGGGACCGTTCGAAGATGAAGGAGTTCCTGCTCCGCGTCGACAGCGGGAAGAGCCCGAAGTGCCTGGACCGTCCGGCCGGCCCGGGGGAGTGGGGCGTCCTGAAGCTGGGCGCCGTCACGCGCTGTGTGTTCGTCCCCGGCGAGAACAAGGCGCTGCCGAGCGGGTCCGTCCCGGACACCCGGCACGAGGTGGCGGCGGGGGACCTGCTCCTCAGCCGGAAGAACACGCCGGACCTGGTCGCCGCGTGCGCCTACGTCCGCTCGACCCCCGAGCGGTTGCTGATGCCCGACCTCGTCTTCCGGCTGGTCGTCGCCGACGGCGCTCCGGTGAACAAGGTGTACCTCCACGGCCTGCTCACCTTCCCCCCCAAGCGCAGAAGGCTTCAGGAGCTGGCGTCGGGAAGCGCCGCCTCCATGCTGAACATCTCCAAGGCCAAACTCCTGGAGTTCGAGTGCGAGATTCCGCCGATCGGCCTCCAGGAGGAATTCGCCCGGCGGATCGAAGCCATCGAGGCGTGCAAGGTGACCCACCGGGCCCAACTCGCCGCCCTCGACGAGCTCTTCGCCTCCCTCCGGCACCGCGCCTTCTCCGGCCGGCTGTGGGACCGGGAAGCCGCATAG
- a CDS encoding DEAD/DEAH box helicase family protein produces the protein MGSDKQGVPDDRNNQGAEERRGGRTASAVGRPPGNFAFLRAEWPALHAEAAHAERLVYADPRAACFYARRVLEQAAHWMYDKDPSLRAPHKTDLAAMLHEPTFRTLVGPAVNAKMDIIRRQGNHAVHKPAPATPQMAVVSVRELFHSLYWFARTYARQVQDLPAAGMDFDTGVIPRPLSPEARLRKQAELKAEEEADRRRYKQQAEELAAERERNEDQARQIAELRARIAAAKTVNQAVRDTHDYDEAATRDAFVDLLLKEAGWDGLRPGTDTEYPVTGMPTKTGKGYVDYVLWGDDGRPLAVVEAKRTRRDAREGQQQARLYADALAARFDGHRPVIFYTNGYETYLWDDGLGHPPRTVQGFLTQDQLRWRIMQRAGRKSLSTTPVNEKIAGRPYQLRAVRRVGDAFERDKQRQALLVMATGTGKTRTTVALVDQLKKAGWAQRVLFLADRQALVNQTVKAFKEHLPNTPVASLLDDKEASAHVFVSTYQTMMRQIDATDATGRRRFGPGYFDLIVIDEAHRSVYDKYAEIFRYFDSLLLGLTATPKDEIDRNTYRLFQLEDGVPTDSYGLDEAVEDGYLVPAKPVKVPLRFMERGIRYDDLSEEEKAEWDAKEWSEDGDVPDAVSRHEMNKFLFNADTVDKMLQVLMTHGDRVEGGDRIGKTIVFAKNNDHARFIEERFNANYPRGAGHTARVITYKETYAQSLIEKFSDPADRPDIAISVDMLDTGVDVPEVVNLVFAKPVFSKTKFWQMIGRGTRLRPRLYGPDDTNPAHAKRNFRVFDFCGNIDFFNSGLAPVEGRRAVSLSERLLRRQLDLVRALDRREQPDPARDGGADAAGTEAEVRWSTAHRLHRTVAGMNRDNFLVRPHRREAGLYADFANWHRIDDDADAAIRGHLLALPSEFHPDEKENGEEAKRFDLMAYGLQLAALEGGREYAKLRGGVQEIAGDLLGKTNIPAVAAQAALLEAVSGDDWWQDATLPMLEQMRRALRVLVRLTDDKAKRKVVFTDFEDELGEMTEAEIRGVPVGTDEQRFRQKARVHLLRHEDQPAVRKLRHNEQITQEDLAALEEDFLAEAVASPDDLDEVRAAAGGLGVFVRSVCGIDRDAARGAFAEFIAARRLSAAQLDFVDLIIQVVAKRGNVEIGDLYEGPFTDRASGGPGDLFEEEAIDGLITVFQQLRTHALALTPAG, from the coding sequence ATGGGCAGCGACAAGCAGGGCGTGCCGGATGACCGGAACAACCAGGGGGCCGAGGAGCGGCGAGGCGGGAGGACGGCGTCGGCCGTCGGCCGGCCGCCGGGCAACTTCGCCTTCCTGAGGGCCGAGTGGCCCGCTCTCCACGCCGAGGCCGCACACGCCGAGCGGCTTGTGTACGCCGATCCCCGCGCCGCCTGTTTCTACGCGCGCCGCGTCCTGGAGCAGGCCGCCCACTGGATGTACGACAAGGACCCGTCCCTCAGGGCCCCGCACAAGACGGACCTCGCGGCCATGCTGCACGAGCCGACCTTCCGGACGCTCGTCGGCCCGGCCGTGAACGCCAAGATGGACATCATCCGGCGCCAGGGCAACCACGCCGTGCACAAGCCCGCGCCCGCCACCCCGCAGATGGCGGTGGTCAGCGTCCGCGAGCTGTTCCACTCGCTCTACTGGTTCGCCCGTACCTACGCCCGGCAGGTCCAGGACCTTCCCGCCGCGGGCATGGACTTCGACACAGGCGTCATCCCGCGCCCGCTCTCGCCCGAGGCACGCCTCAGGAAACAGGCCGAGCTCAAGGCGGAGGAGGAAGCCGACAGACGCCGCTACAAGCAGCAGGCCGAGGAACTGGCCGCCGAACGCGAGCGCAACGAGGACCAGGCCCGGCAGATCGCCGAACTGCGCGCCCGGATCGCCGCCGCCAAGACCGTCAACCAGGCCGTCCGCGACACCCACGACTACGACGAGGCGGCCACCCGCGACGCCTTCGTCGATCTCCTGCTCAAGGAAGCCGGCTGGGACGGCCTGCGACCCGGAACCGACACCGAGTACCCGGTCACGGGCATGCCCACCAAGACGGGCAAGGGATACGTCGACTACGTGCTGTGGGGCGACGACGGCAGGCCCCTCGCCGTCGTCGAGGCCAAACGGACCCGGCGGGACGCCCGTGAGGGCCAGCAGCAGGCGAGGCTCTACGCCGACGCGCTCGCCGCGCGGTTCGACGGCCACCGTCCGGTGATCTTCTACACCAACGGTTACGAGACGTACCTCTGGGACGACGGCCTGGGCCACCCCCCGCGCACGGTCCAGGGCTTCCTCACCCAGGACCAGCTGCGCTGGCGCATCATGCAGCGCGCCGGCCGCAAGTCCCTCTCCACGACCCCGGTCAACGAGAAGATCGCCGGACGCCCCTACCAGCTCCGGGCCGTCCGCCGGGTCGGCGACGCCTTCGAGCGGGACAAGCAGCGCCAGGCCCTGCTCGTCATGGCGACCGGCACCGGCAAGACCCGCACCACCGTGGCGCTCGTCGACCAGCTCAAGAAGGCCGGCTGGGCCCAGCGCGTACTCTTCCTCGCCGACCGCCAGGCACTCGTCAACCAGACGGTCAAGGCGTTCAAGGAGCACCTTCCGAACACTCCGGTGGCCAGCCTCCTCGACGACAAGGAAGCCTCCGCGCACGTCTTCGTCTCCACGTACCAGACGATGATGCGGCAGATCGACGCCACCGACGCGACCGGACGCCGCCGCTTCGGCCCCGGCTACTTCGACCTGATCGTCATCGACGAGGCGCACCGGTCGGTCTACGACAAGTACGCCGAGATCTTCCGGTACTTCGACTCGCTGCTCCTCGGTCTCACCGCCACGCCCAAGGACGAGATCGACCGCAACACCTACCGGCTCTTCCAGCTGGAGGACGGTGTGCCCACCGACTCGTACGGGCTGGACGAGGCGGTGGAGGACGGTTACCTGGTGCCGGCGAAGCCGGTCAAGGTGCCGTTGCGGTTCATGGAACGCGGCATCCGCTACGACGACCTCTCCGAGGAGGAGAAGGCCGAGTGGGACGCCAAGGAGTGGTCCGAGGACGGTGACGTCCCCGACGCGGTCAGCCGCCACGAGATGAACAAGTTCCTGTTCAACGCGGACACCGTGGACAAGATGCTGCAAGTCCTGATGACACACGGCGATCGGGTCGAGGGCGGTGACCGGATCGGCAAGACGATCGTCTTCGCCAAGAACAACGACCACGCCCGCTTCATCGAGGAGCGGTTCAACGCGAACTACCCGCGGGGCGCGGGGCACACGGCCCGGGTCATCACGTACAAGGAGACCTACGCCCAGTCCCTGATCGAGAAGTTCTCCGACCCGGCGGACCGGCCGGACATAGCCATCTCCGTCGACATGCTCGACACCGGCGTCGACGTACCCGAAGTGGTCAACCTCGTCTTCGCCAAGCCGGTGTTCTCCAAGACCAAGTTCTGGCAGATGATCGGCCGCGGCACCCGTCTTCGCCCGCGGCTCTACGGGCCGGACGACACCAACCCCGCGCACGCCAAGCGGAACTTCCGGGTCTTCGACTTCTGCGGGAACATCGACTTCTTCAACAGCGGCCTCGCGCCCGTCGAAGGCCGCCGGGCCGTCTCCCTGAGCGAGAGGCTGCTCCGGCGCCAACTCGACCTCGTACGCGCGCTCGACCGGCGCGAGCAGCCGGACCCGGCCCGCGACGGGGGAGCGGACGCGGCCGGCACCGAGGCGGAAGTGCGCTGGTCCACGGCGCACCGCCTCCACCGGACGGTGGCCGGCATGAACCGGGACAACTTCCTGGTCCGCCCGCATCGCCGGGAGGCCGGTCTCTACGCCGACTTCGCCAACTGGCACCGGATCGACGATGACGCGGACGCGGCGATCCGCGGACATCTGCTTGCGCTGCCGAGCGAGTTCCACCCCGACGAGAAGGAGAACGGCGAGGAGGCCAAGCGCTTCGACCTGATGGCGTACGGCCTTCAGCTCGCCGCGCTCGAAGGCGGCAGGGAGTACGCGAAGCTGCGGGGCGGGGTCCAGGAGATCGCGGGCGACCTGCTCGGCAAGACGAACATCCCGGCGGTCGCCGCTCAGGCGGCCCTGCTGGAGGCCGTCTCCGGCGACGACTGGTGGCAGGACGCCACCCTGCCGATGCTGGAACAGATGCGCCGCGCACTGCGCGTCCTGGTGAGGCTCACGGACGACAAGGCCAAGCGGAAGGTCGTCTTCACGGACTTCGAGGACGAGCTGGGCGAGATGACCGAGGCGGAGATCCGGGGCGTCCCGGTCGGCACCGACGAGCAGCGCTTCCGGCAGAAGGCCCGTGTCCACCTCCTGCGGCACGAGGACCAGCCGGCCGTTCGCAAGCTGCGGCACAACGAGCAGATCACTCAGGAGGACCTCGCCGCCCTGGAGGAGGACTTCCTGGCCGAGGCGGTGGCGTCCCCGGACGATCTCGACGAGGTCCGGGCGGCCGCCGGTGGCCTGGGAGTGTTCGTGCGCTCGGTCTGCGGGATCGACCGGGACGCGGCCCGGGGGGCGTTCGCGGAGTTCATCGCCGCGAGGCGGCTGAGTGCCGCGCAGCTGGATTTCGTCGATCTCATCATTCAGGTGGTGGCGAAGAGGGGGAACGTGGAGATCGGTGACCTCTACGAGGGGCCCTTCACCGACCGTGCCTCCGGAGGGCCGGGGGACCTGTTCGAGGAGGAGGCCATCGACGGCCTGATCACCGTCTTCCAGCAGCTCCGGACCCACGCGCTTGCGCTGACACCCGCCGGATGA
- a CDS encoding fumarylacetoacetate hydrolase family protein: MRIARFSIDGNVAFGAVEGDAAAGPGGLVLDIIKGIPYADFELSGTKVALSKVRLLPPVLPNKVVAIGRNYAEHAAELGNEIPEVPVAFFKPTTSVIGSGDAIVYPSFSNEVHHEAELAVVIGRMCREVPRERVKDVIFGYTCANDVTARDAQKREKQWARAKGFDTSCPLGPWVETDLDPSDLAVQATVNGEQRQLGRTSDMLRSIEDLVVHITEAMTLLPGDVILTGTPAGVGPLHVGDEVAVTIEGIGTLTNKVIKRG, translated from the coding sequence GTGCGCATCGCCAGGTTCTCCATCGACGGCAATGTCGCCTTCGGCGCGGTCGAGGGTGACGCGGCCGCCGGTCCCGGTGGTCTCGTCCTCGACATCATCAAGGGCATCCCGTACGCCGACTTCGAGCTCTCCGGCACCAAGGTCGCGCTGAGCAAGGTCCGGCTGCTGCCGCCCGTGCTCCCCAACAAGGTCGTGGCCATCGGCCGCAACTACGCGGAGCACGCCGCCGAACTCGGCAACGAGATCCCCGAGGTCCCGGTCGCCTTCTTCAAACCGACCACCTCGGTCATCGGGTCGGGCGACGCCATCGTGTACCCCTCCTTCTCGAACGAAGTGCACCACGAGGCCGAACTGGCCGTGGTCATCGGCCGCATGTGCCGCGAAGTGCCGCGCGAGCGGGTCAAGGACGTCATCTTCGGCTACACCTGCGCCAACGACGTCACCGCCCGCGACGCCCAGAAGCGTGAGAAGCAGTGGGCCAGGGCCAAGGGGTTCGACACCTCCTGCCCGCTCGGCCCCTGGGTGGAGACCGACCTCGACCCCAGCGACCTCGCCGTCCAGGCCACGGTCAACGGCGAGCAACGCCAACTGGGCCGTACGAGCGACATGCTCCGCTCCATCGAGGATCTGGTCGTCCACATCACGGAGGCCATGACACTGCTCCCGGGCGACGTGATCCTCACCGGCACGCCCGCGGGGGTCGGACCCCTGCATGTCGGCGACGAGGTCGCCGTCACCATCGAAGGCATCGGCACTCTCACCAACAAGGTGATCAAGCGTGGTTAA
- the ndgR gene encoding IclR family transcriptional regulator NdgR, translated as MDNSSGVGVLDKAALVLSALESGPATLAGLVAATGLARPTAHRLAVALEHHRMVARDMQGRFILGPRLSELAAAAGEDRLLATAGPVLTHLRDITGESAQLYRRQGDMRICVAAAERLSGLRDTVPVGSTLTMKAGSSAQILMAWEEPERLHRGLQGARFTATALSGVRRRGWAQSIGEREPGVASVSAPVRGPSNRVVAAVSVSGPIERLTRHPGRMHAQAIIDSAARLSEALRRTG; from the coding sequence ATGGACAACTCTAGCGGCGTCGGCGTTCTCGACAAGGCGGCTCTGGTATTGAGCGCTCTGGAGTCCGGTCCGGCCACCCTCGCCGGGCTGGTCGCGGCGACCGGGCTCGCACGACCCACGGCCCATCGGCTGGCCGTGGCACTGGAACACCACCGGATGGTGGCGAGGGACATGCAGGGCCGGTTCATTCTCGGCCCCAGGCTGTCGGAGCTCGCGGCGGCGGCCGGCGAGGACCGGCTGCTGGCGACGGCGGGCCCCGTGCTCACGCATCTGCGCGACATCACCGGCGAGAGCGCCCAGCTCTATCGCCGCCAGGGTGACATGCGGATCTGTGTGGCCGCCGCCGAACGTCTCTCCGGTCTCCGGGACACCGTGCCGGTCGGCTCGACCCTCACCATGAAGGCCGGTTCCTCGGCCCAGATCCTGATGGCCTGGGAGGAGCCGGAGCGGCTGCACCGGGGCCTCCAGGGCGCCCGGTTCACGGCGACGGCGCTCTCGGGCGTACGCCGCAGGGGCTGGGCCCAGTCGATCGGCGAGCGGGAACCGGGCGTCGCCTCGGTGTCCGCTCCGGTGCGGGGCCCCTCGAACCGGGTGGTGGCGGCGGTCTCCGTCTCGGGGCCGATCGAGCGGCTGACCCGTCACCCGGGCCGGATGCACGCCCAGGCGATCATCGACTCGGCCGCGCGGCTGAGCGAGGCACTGCGCCGCACCGGCTGA
- a CDS encoding HAD family hydrolase, which produces MVIRAVLWDVDDTLFDYTSAAATGLSRHIEAEGLPDGYGSVQEAAAAWEMITRRQWERFAARETDWLGQRRDRARDFLGRPLTDDEADDWFARHVGHFESAWALFPDAVPVLDALADGFRHAVLSNSSLHHQERKLSVLGVRDRFETVLCAAELGLSKPEAGAFHAACEALALDPHEVVYVGNEPDIDAGGAVAAGLTGIWLDRGRLGGRPELARITGLDQLPGLLAGHTRFGAPDTFG; this is translated from the coding sequence ATGGTTATCCGTGCCGTCCTCTGGGACGTCGACGACACGCTCTTCGACTACACCTCGGCCGCCGCCACCGGGCTGAGCCGGCACATCGAGGCCGAGGGACTGCCCGATGGTTACGGTTCGGTCCAGGAGGCCGCCGCGGCCTGGGAGATGATCACCAGACGGCAGTGGGAGCGGTTCGCCGCGAGGGAGACGGACTGGCTCGGGCAGCGCCGGGACCGGGCGCGGGACTTCCTCGGGCGGCCGCTCACCGACGACGAGGCCGACGACTGGTTCGCGCGCCATGTCGGGCACTTCGAGTCGGCCTGGGCGCTCTTCCCGGACGCCGTCCCGGTGCTCGACGCGCTGGCGGACGGTTTCCGGCACGCGGTTCTGTCGAATTCGTCGCTCCACCACCAGGAGCGCAAGCTCAGTGTGCTCGGGGTGCGGGACCGGTTCGAGACGGTGCTGTGCGCGGCCGAACTGGGCCTGTCCAAGCCTGAGGCCGGTGCCTTCCACGCGGCCTGCGAGGCGCTGGCGCTCGATCCGCACGAGGTCGTGTACGTGGGGAACGAGCCGGACATCGACGCGGGCGGCGCCGTGGCCGCCGGACTCACCGGGATCTGGCTGGACCGCGGACGGCTCGGCGGACGGCCCGAACTGGCCCGTATCACGGGCCTGGACCAGCTCCCCGGCCTGCTGGCGGGTCATACCCGTTTTGGAGCGCCGGACACCTTCGGGTAA
- a CDS encoding class I SAM-dependent DNA methyltransferase: MITGELKSKVGRVWDAFWSGGISNPLEVMEQITSLLFVKRLDELQTRKDNRATHTKKPDPDPFFTDGQQDLRWKNFKVKDPEIMFRIVSEGVFPYLRRMGGDDSTYAHHMRDARFTIPSPNLLAKVVDLLDDISMGSSDTKGDIYEYLLAKIASAGQNGQFRTPRHIIDLMVEMTQPRPGDEVCDPACGTAGFLVQTASYVKREHGEALLGAEQVRHFNESMFHGFDFDSTMLRIGSMNMLLHGVENPDIRHRDSLAESASDDAEKYSLILANPPFAGSLDYESTAADLLRVVRTRKTELLFLALFLRLLKPGGRAAVIVPDGVLFGASKAHREMRRMLVEDQKLDAVVKLPSGVFKPYAGVSTAILFFTRTDSGGTDHVWFYDVQADGQSLDDKRVPLLTEDRLGVRPVGDPLTEEERVRNNLPDVLARWFERDGTERVRARTEQSFCVPRADIEAKDYALSINRYKESVHKEITARAPLEILADLERLDTEIAQGTAELRGMLR, encoded by the coding sequence GTGATTACCGGTGAGCTGAAGAGCAAGGTGGGACGTGTCTGGGACGCGTTCTGGTCGGGGGGCATCTCCAATCCGCTGGAGGTGATGGAGCAGATCACATCGCTGCTCTTCGTCAAGCGGCTGGACGAGCTCCAGACGCGCAAGGACAACAGGGCGACGCACACGAAGAAGCCCGACCCCGACCCGTTCTTCACCGACGGCCAGCAGGATCTGCGCTGGAAGAACTTCAAGGTCAAAGACCCGGAGATCATGTTCCGGATCGTCTCGGAGGGCGTCTTCCCGTATCTGCGACGCATGGGCGGCGACGATTCGACGTACGCGCACCACATGCGGGACGCCCGGTTCACGATCCCGAGTCCCAACCTCCTCGCGAAGGTCGTCGACCTGCTGGACGACATCTCCATGGGGTCCAGTGACACCAAGGGCGACATCTACGAATACCTGCTCGCCAAGATCGCCTCGGCCGGCCAGAACGGCCAGTTCCGCACCCCCCGCCACATCATCGACCTGATGGTCGAGATGACACAGCCCCGACCGGGCGACGAGGTCTGTGACCCGGCGTGCGGCACCGCGGGCTTCCTGGTGCAGACCGCTTCGTACGTCAAGCGTGAGCACGGAGAGGCACTGCTCGGCGCGGAGCAGGTCAGGCACTTCAACGAGTCGATGTTCCACGGCTTCGACTTCGATTCCACGATGCTGCGCATCGGGTCCATGAACATGCTGCTGCACGGCGTCGAGAACCCGGACATCCGGCACCGTGACTCGCTCGCCGAGTCCGCGAGCGACGACGCGGAGAAGTACTCCCTGATCCTCGCGAACCCGCCGTTCGCGGGCAGCCTGGACTACGAGTCCACGGCCGCGGACCTGCTTCGTGTCGTGCGGACGAGGAAGACGGAGCTGCTGTTCCTGGCTCTCTTCCTCCGGCTCCTCAAGCCCGGTGGCAGAGCGGCGGTCATCGTGCCCGACGGTGTGCTGTTCGGCGCGTCGAAGGCCCACCGGGAGATGCGCCGCATGCTGGTCGAGGACCAGAAGCTCGACGCGGTCGTCAAACTCCCCAGCGGCGTGTTCAAGCCGTACGCCGGGGTCTCGACCGCGATTCTCTTCTTCACCCGGACCGACAGCGGCGGTACGGACCACGTCTGGTTCTACGACGTCCAGGCGGACGGCCAGAGCCTCGACGACAAGCGCGTCCCGCTCCTGACGGAGGACCGCCTGGGCGTACGCCCGGTGGGCGACCCGCTGACGGAGGAGGAGCGGGTCAGGAACAACCTCCCCGACGTCCTCGCCCGCTGGTTCGAGCGCGACGGCACGGAGCGTGTCCGTGCCCGCACCGAGCAGAGTTTCTGCGTTCCCAGGGCCGACATCGAGGCCAAGGACTACGCCCTGAGCATCAACCGCTACAAGGAGTCCGTCCACAAGGAGATCACGGCCCGGGCACCGCTGGAGATCCTCGCCGACCTGGAGCGGCTGGACACGGAGATCGCCCAGGGGACGGCCGAGCTGAGGGGGATGCTGCGGTGA
- the gltX gene encoding glutamate--tRNA ligase has protein sequence MVNDANVRVRFCPSPTGNPHVGLVRTALFNWAFARHNGGTLVFRIEDTDAARDSEESYDQLLDSMRWLGFDWDEGPETGGPHAPYRQSQRMDIYRDVADKLLAAGHAYHCYCTTEELDARRDAARAAGRPSGYDGHCRALTAEQVRAYEAEGRTSIVRFRMPDGPLTFTDLVRGELTFQPENVPDYGIVRANGAPLYTLVNPVDDALMEITHVLRGEDLLSSTPRQLALYKALAEIGVGNGTTPHFGHLPYVMGEGNKKLSKRDPQASLNLYRERGFLPEGLLNYLSLLGWSIAEDRDIFTVEELVAAFDIEDVNANPARFDLKKCEHINAEHIRRLDVKAFTEACGPWLRAPYAPWTPESFDAERFAEIAPYAQTRVTVLSDITANVDFLFLDEPVTDETSWAKAMKEGSDALLVTARAKLADAEWNADALKNAILAAGEEHGLKLGKAQAPVRVAVTGRTIGLPLFESLEILGREKTLNRVDAALAKLTA, from the coding sequence GTGGTTAATGACGCGAACGTCCGCGTACGTTTCTGTCCCTCCCCGACCGGCAACCCCCATGTGGGCCTGGTCCGCACCGCCCTCTTCAACTGGGCCTTCGCCCGGCACAACGGCGGCACCCTGGTCTTCCGCATCGAGGACACCGACGCGGCCCGTGACTCCGAGGAGTCCTACGACCAGCTGCTCGACTCGATGCGCTGGCTCGGGTTCGACTGGGACGAGGGCCCCGAGACCGGCGGCCCGCACGCCCCGTACCGCCAGTCGCAGCGCATGGACATCTACCGGGACGTCGCGGACAAGCTCCTCGCGGCCGGCCACGCGTACCACTGCTACTGCACCACCGAGGAGCTGGACGCCCGCCGCGACGCCGCCCGCGCGGCGGGGAGGCCGTCGGGGTACGACGGTCACTGCCGCGCCCTCACCGCCGAGCAGGTCCGCGCGTACGAGGCCGAGGGCCGGACGTCCATCGTCCGCTTCCGGATGCCCGACGGCCCGCTCACCTTCACCGACCTGGTCCGCGGCGAGCTGACCTTCCAGCCGGAGAACGTGCCGGACTACGGGATCGTCCGGGCCAACGGCGCCCCGCTCTACACGCTGGTCAACCCGGTCGACGACGCGCTGATGGAGATCACCCACGTCCTGCGCGGCGAGGACCTGCTCTCCTCCACCCCGCGCCAGCTCGCCCTGTACAAGGCGCTGGCCGAGATCGGTGTCGGCAACGGCACCACCCCGCACTTCGGCCACCTGCCGTACGTCATGGGCGAGGGCAACAAGAAGCTCTCCAAGCGCGACCCGCAGGCGTCGCTCAACCTCTACCGCGAGCGCGGCTTCCTCCCCGAGGGCCTGCTCAACTACCTGTCCCTGCTCGGCTGGTCGATCGCCGAGGACCGCGACATCTTCACGGTCGAGGAACTGGTCGCGGCGTTCGACATCGAGGACGTCAACGCCAACCCGGCCCGCTTCGACCTGAAGAAGTGCGAGCACATCAACGCCGAGCACATCCGCAGGCTCGACGTGAAGGCGTTCACCGAGGCGTGCGGCCCCTGGCTCCGCGCCCCGTACGCCCCCTGGACCCCGGAGTCCTTCGACGCGGAACGGTTCGCGGAGATCGCCCCCTACGCGCAGACCCGGGTCACCGTCCTCTCGGACATCACGGCCAACGTCGACTTCCTCTTCCTCGACGAGCCCGTGACGGACGAGACCTCCTGGGCCAAGGCGATGAAGGAGGGCTCCGACGCCCTTCTCGTCACGGCCCGCGCCAAGCTGGCCGACGCCGAGTGGAACGCCGACGCCCTGAAGAACGCGATCCTCGCCGCGGGCGAGGAGCACGGCCTGAAGCTCGGCAAGGCCCAGGCCCCGGTCCGCGTGGCCGTCACCGGCCGCACGATCGGCCTGCCGCTCTTCGAGTCCCTGGAGATCCTGGGCCGGGAGAAGACCCTGAACCGCGTCGACGCGGCCCTGGCCAAGCTGACCGCGTAA